One Antarctobacter heliothermus DNA segment encodes these proteins:
- a CDS encoding trimethylamine methyltransferase family protein, translated as MADVAARKRTRGGGGAARRAERTSVQVETAKYIERRIPNFEILDDAALAMIEDHAEQVLEEIGVSFVNNPAALDRWRAAGASVDGDRVRLPRGLARELIKTAPAQFTQHARNPERSVEIGGKNLVLAPVYGPPFVRDLDGGRRYATIEDFRKFVKLGQMSKWLHHSGGTVCEPTDVPVNKRHLDMLLAHMTLSDKPFMGSVTEPSRAQDSVDMCKILFGEEFATNNTVMTSLININSPLTFDDVMMGALEVYSANMQACIVSPFIVGGAMAPVSVAGTLVQVLAEVLAGVAYTQLVRPGAPVIMGAFVTSIDMNSGAPTFGTPEASQITYGAGQLARRLNLPFRSAGSFCGSKLPDAQAAYETANSLNMGLLSGVNFMLHACGWLEGGLVSSFEKFVMDADQLGTLHKMAEGVTVDEDTLAMDAIREVGPGGHYLGCAHTQANFKTAFWRSDLLDYKPYETWSEEGARDTVALASARVQKLIDTYQQPPLDPAIHAALNAYVAEKKASMPDAFA; from the coding sequence ATGGCAGACGTGGCAGCGCGCAAACGGACCCGGGGCGGCGGCGGGGCCGCCCGCCGGGCAGAGCGTACTTCGGTTCAGGTGGAAACGGCGAAGTACATCGAACGCCGAATCCCGAACTTTGAGATTCTTGACGATGCCGCGCTTGCGATGATCGAGGATCACGCCGAGCAGGTGCTGGAGGAAATCGGCGTCAGCTTTGTCAACAACCCCGCTGCGTTGGACCGCTGGCGTGCCGCTGGCGCAAGTGTCGATGGCGACCGGGTGCGCCTGCCGCGCGGGCTTGCCCGCGAGTTAATCAAGACCGCACCGGCGCAGTTCACCCAGCACGCCCGCAATCCCGAACGCTCGGTCGAGATTGGTGGCAAGAATCTGGTGCTGGCACCAGTTTACGGCCCGCCCTTCGTACGTGATCTGGACGGCGGACGACGCTATGCCACGATCGAGGATTTCCGCAAGTTCGTGAAGCTTGGGCAGATGTCCAAATGGCTGCACCACTCGGGCGGCACGGTATGCGAGCCGACCGACGTGCCGGTGAACAAGCGTCATCTTGATATGCTGCTGGCGCATATGACCCTGTCGGACAAACCCTTTATGGGATCGGTGACAGAACCCAGCCGCGCGCAGGACAGCGTGGACATGTGCAAGATCCTGTTCGGCGAGGAGTTCGCGACCAACAACACGGTCATGACGTCCCTCATCAACATCAACTCACCGCTGACCTTTGATGACGTGATGATGGGCGCGCTGGAGGTGTATTCCGCCAATATGCAGGCCTGCATCGTCTCGCCGTTCATCGTGGGTGGCGCGATGGCGCCTGTCTCTGTCGCGGGGACATTGGTGCAGGTGCTGGCAGAGGTTCTGGCCGGTGTCGCCTATACGCAATTGGTGCGTCCCGGCGCGCCGGTGATCATGGGGGCCTTTGTGACCTCGATCGACATGAACTCTGGCGCGCCGACCTTTGGCACCCCCGAGGCATCGCAGATCACCTATGGCGCGGGACAACTGGCGCGACGCCTGAACCTGCCGTTCCGGTCGGCGGGCTCGTTCTGCGGGTCAAAGCTGCCCGACGCTCAGGCGGCTTATGAGACAGCCAATTCTCTGAACATGGGGCTGTTGTCTGGCGTGAACTTCATGCTGCACGCCTGTGGCTGGCTCGAAGGTGGGCTGGTGTCCTCGTTCGAGAAATTTGTAATGGATGCCGATCAACTGGGCACGCTGCACAAGATGGCCGAGGGCGTCACCGTCGATGAGGACACTTTGGCCATGGACGCCATCCGCGAGGTGGGGCCGGGTGGTCACTACCTTGGATGCGCCCATACGCAAGCCAACTTCAAGACAGCCTTCTGGCGTTCTGACCTGTTGGACTACAAACCCTATGAGACGTGGTCAGAAGAAGGCGCGCGCGACACCGTCGCGCTGGCCAGCGCCAGAGTGCAGAAACTCATCGACACCTATCAGCAACCGCCGCTTGATCCCGCGATTCACGCGGCGCTGAATGCCTATGTGGCCGAAAAGAAGGCCTCGATGCCCGACGCCTTTGCCTGA
- a CDS encoding Lin0512 family protein, translated as MQVLTEFGLGTSLRRGDYTEAAARALRDALWKSSINAAEWLGRDKADMRLKVQIGVQQPDAVDAAELSGVFPYGAADIAVGFGGLDVPRPEGKGHPTIMAHAAITVTFQEGAA; from the coding sequence ATGCAGGTACTGACGGAATTCGGGCTGGGCACCTCGTTGCGCCGCGGCGATTACACAGAGGCAGCGGCGCGGGCGTTGCGCGATGCGTTGTGGAAATCCTCGATCAATGCGGCCGAATGGCTGGGCCGGGACAAGGCGGACATGCGGTTGAAGGTGCAGATTGGCGTGCAACAGCCCGACGCTGTGGATGCGGCGGAACTGTCCGGGGTGTTTCCCTATGGCGCAGCCGACATTGCCGTCGGCTTTGGCGGATTGGACGTCCCGCGCCCCGAAGGCAAAGGCCATCCGACGATCATGGCCCATGCGGCAATCACCGTCACCTTTCAGGAGGGCGCGGCATGA
- a CDS encoding Lin0512 family protein, whose product MTQRMIVQMGMGIGGTVALAAERAVADALARAQIHVDVPFTVRLTLGVPEAAQMDPSDLARAFSTPDLEVHVVAGGMQVPQPAGDALIVVGAAIERFPLTEPVTD is encoded by the coding sequence ATGACCCAACGAATGATTGTCCAGATGGGAATGGGGATCGGTGGCACGGTGGCGCTGGCCGCTGAACGCGCCGTGGCGGATGCGTTGGCGCGTGCGCAGATCCATGTGGATGTGCCATTTACCGTGCGCTTGACGCTGGGCGTACCCGAGGCCGCACAGATGGACCCCAGCGATCTGGCCCGTGCGTTTTCCACGCCGGATCTGGAGGTGCATGTGGTCGCGGGCGGAATGCAGGTGCCGCAGCCAGCGGGGGATGCGTTGATCGTGGTAGGCGCCGCGATAGAACGGTTTCCGTTGACCGAGCCTGTCACAGACTGA
- a CDS encoding DUF6477 family protein: MKDILGLLNDLRRPRILIRAARIGAQEYRRNPHLHRLIGYGTLPRPGAALMRLMEMEADLDEKRHKDDAAYSVSRHVEVLTAMMGEARILREAAY, encoded by the coding sequence ATGAAAGATATTCTTGGTTTGCTGAACGACTTACGCCGCCCGCGTATCCTGATCCGTGCCGCCCGGATCGGTGCACAAGAGTATCGGCGCAACCCGCATCTGCATCGCCTGATCGGCTACGGCACCCTGCCCCGCCCCGGCGCCGCCCTGATGCGCCTGATGGAGATGGAGGCAGATCTGGACGAAAAGCGCCACAAGGACGACGCCGCCTATTCGGTCAGCCGCCATGTCGAGGTGCTGACCGCGATGATGGGTGAGGCCCGTATCCTGCGCGAGGCGGCCTACTAA
- a CDS encoding DUF6456 domain-containing protein produces MNAATTPMPPDESTLAREARRVLRRMCESGAVLAVAAEMDKAVVVRDTGDGGNTRTAVIDVAVAQAMALKDWIACEAPGRISRYRITSAGRAALNRLVAEQENKVRGFAEAQAGFDTGRAAEAALDEVERDPRARKGRYMLAESPLTALGRRRSKDGEPFLSDVLIAAGERLREDFELAQIGPRTTQNWDQFLTAGVSTALAAAGDSGAAAAQDRLQSALRDLGPGLGDVALHCCCYLEGLETTEQRLGWSARSGKIVLRIALQRLRRHYEECAKGGGDLIR; encoded by the coding sequence ATGAACGCTGCCACCACCCCTATGCCGCCGGATGAGTCGACACTCGCCCGCGAGGCGAGGCGCGTGTTGCGCCGAATGTGCGAAAGCGGCGCGGTTTTGGCCGTGGCGGCCGAAATGGACAAGGCCGTCGTGGTGCGCGACACCGGCGATGGCGGCAACACCCGCACCGCCGTGATTGACGTCGCTGTCGCGCAGGCGATGGCGTTGAAGGACTGGATTGCCTGCGAGGCGCCCGGCCGGATCTCGCGCTATCGCATCACCTCGGCAGGGCGGGCCGCACTCAATCGTCTGGTGGCCGAACAGGAAAACAAGGTGCGCGGCTTTGCCGAGGCGCAGGCGGGATTTGACACCGGTCGCGCCGCTGAGGCCGCTCTGGATGAGGTCGAACGCGACCCGCGGGCTCGCAAGGGCCGCTACATGCTGGCCGAAAGCCCGCTGACCGCCCTTGGGCGGCGGCGGAGCAAGGATGGCGAGCCTTTCCTGTCGGATGTGCTGATCGCCGCAGGTGAACGGCTGCGCGAAGACTTCGAACTGGCGCAGATCGGGCCACGCACGACGCAAAACTGGGATCAGTTCCTGACGGCCGGTGTCTCGACCGCGTTGGCAGCGGCTGGCGACAGTGGGGCTGCGGCGGCGCAGGACCGGCTTCAGTCCGCCTTGCGCGATCTTGGCCCCGGTCTGGGCGATGTGGCGCTGCACTGCTGCTGCTACCTTGAGGGGTTGGAGACCACCGAACAGCGGCTGGGCTGGTCGGCGCGCTCTGGCAAAATCGTGCTGCGCATCGCGTTGCAACGCCTGCGTCGCCACTATGAGGAATGCGCCAAGGGCGGCGGTGACCTCATCCGCTGA
- the lipA gene encoding lipoyl synthase, producing MRDLKMPAERHPEKAHRPDNAQPKKPDWIRVKAPGGEGYAATKRIMTEHNLVTVCQEAGCPNVGECWSQGHATMMIMGEICTRGCTFCNVATGRPDTLDVFEPGRVADAVQKLGLNHVVITSVDRDDLDDGGAEHFAQTIRAVRHRAPGTTIEILTPDFLKCGPEALEIVVAAKPDVFNHNLETVPGLYPEVRPGARYFHSLRLLQRVKEIDPSIFTKSGIMVGLGEDRQSVTQVMDDMRAADIDFLTIGQYLQPTSKHHRVDRFVTPEEFAAYEKSAFGKGFLMVSATPLTRSSYHAGDDFARLRDARQAKLARN from the coding sequence GTGCGCGATCTCAAAATGCCCGCCGAGCGTCACCCGGAAAAGGCGCATCGCCCCGACAATGCCCAGCCAAAGAAACCGGACTGGATCAGGGTCAAGGCCCCCGGTGGCGAAGGGTACGCCGCCACCAAACGCATCATGACCGAACACAACCTAGTGACCGTCTGCCAAGAAGCGGGCTGTCCCAACGTCGGCGAATGCTGGAGCCAGGGCCACGCCACCATGATGATCATGGGCGAGATCTGTACCCGCGGCTGTACCTTCTGCAACGTCGCCACCGGCCGTCCCGACACGCTGGACGTTTTTGAACCGGGGCGCGTCGCCGATGCAGTTCAGAAGCTGGGGCTGAACCACGTTGTGATCACCTCGGTCGACCGCGATGATCTGGACGACGGCGGGGCCGAGCATTTTGCCCAGACCATCCGCGCCGTGCGCCACCGCGCGCCCGGCACTACAATCGAAATCCTGACGCCTGATTTCCTGAAATGCGGCCCCGAGGCCCTGGAAATTGTGGTCGCCGCCAAGCCGGATGTCTTCAACCACAATCTAGAAACTGTGCCCGGCCTCTACCCAGAGGTGCGCCCCGGCGCGCGTTATTTCCATTCGCTGCGGCTGTTGCAACGGGTCAAAGAGATCGACCCCTCGATCTTTACCAAGTCGGGAATCATGGTGGGCCTTGGCGAGGATCGCCAGTCGGTGACGCAGGTCATGGATGACATGCGCGCGGCGGACATCGATTTCCTGACCATCGGCCAGTATCTGCAACCAACGTCGAAACACCACCGGGTTGACCGTTTTGTCACCCCCGAAGAATTTGCCGCCTATGAAAAATCGGCGTTCGGCAAGGGGTTCCTTATGGTCTCGGCCACGCCGTTGACCCGCTCGTCCTACCACGC
- a CDS encoding DUF2270 domain-containing protein, with protein MGGEAAPATPSPEPVLEPERKTLSSSEITAVAHLYRGEVYRSTIWRTRLDTTTNWAVVTLGVALSISFASPDSSPLPLVLVGVLILLFLMLEARRYRYFNVWRARCRWMEKHFYAPMLDDGDLHLEDNWQKTLAQDYLAPTYHVSMMTSVGRRLRSNYLWILLIQSMAFAGKLAVHPTAVVSWDDAMSRADVGPVPGEVLVVAGVLYVGAAASMALWSWRADVQRGRQRGSVKSYSMG; from the coding sequence ATGGGAGGAGAGGCCGCACCCGCCACACCATCGCCCGAACCTGTGCTTGAGCCAGAGCGCAAGACGCTCAGCTCGTCCGAGATAACCGCCGTGGCGCATCTGTACCGGGGCGAGGTGTACCGCAGCACAATCTGGCGCACCCGGCTGGACACCACGACAAACTGGGCAGTCGTGACGCTGGGCGTGGCGTTGTCGATCAGCTTTGCCTCGCCGGATTCATCACCTTTGCCGCTGGTGCTGGTGGGGGTGCTGATTCTGCTGTTCCTGATGCTGGAGGCGCGGCGCTATCGCTACTTCAACGTCTGGCGAGCGCGCTGCCGCTGGATGGAGAAACACTTTTACGCCCCGATGCTGGACGACGGCGACCTGCATCTGGAGGACAACTGGCAAAAGACATTGGCGCAGGACTATCTTGCCCCCACCTATCACGTCAGCATGATGACCTCTGTCGGGCGACGACTGCGGTCGAACTATCTTTGGATTCTGCTGATCCAGTCGATGGCCTTTGCGGGCAAATTGGCGGTGCATCCAACGGCCGTTGTCAGTTGGGACGATGCCATGTCACGCGCCGATGTCGGCCCGGTGCCGGGTGAGGTGCTGGTTGTCGCCGGTGTGCTGTATGTCGGTGCGGCCGCCAGTATGGCGCTTTGGTCGTGGCGGGCAGATGTGCAACGGGGACGCCAGCGTGGCAGCGTCAAATCCTATTCCATGGGCTAG